From the genome of Pelmatolapia mariae isolate MD_Pm_ZW linkage group LG12, Pm_UMD_F_2, whole genome shotgun sequence, one region includes:
- the LOC134638755 gene encoding calcium release-activated calcium channel protein 1-like has product MSLNEHSMQALSWRKLYLSRAKLKATSRTSALLSGFAMVAMVEVQLERDYEYPPGLLIAFSACTTVLVAVHLFALMISTCILPNLEAVSNVHNLNSVNESPHERMHRHIELAWAFSTVIGTLLFLTEVVLLCWVKFLPLKNNADEKNVTISPGVAAAIASTCIMVPFGLVFIMFAVHFYRTLVSHKTDRQIRELEQVIRLQNQLEHRAENDDLKAAVHFP; this is encoded by the exons ATGAGCCTGAACGAGCACTCAATGCAGGCTCTGTCCTGGAGAAAACTCTACTTGAGCCGAGCCAAACTGAAAGCAACCAGTCGCACTTCGGCTCTCTTGTCGGGCTTCGCAATG GTTGCCATGGTGGAGGTACAGCTGGAGCGGGATTACGAGTACCCTCCAGGACTGCTGATAGCCTTCAGCGCCTGTACCACCGTTCTGGTTGCAGTGCACCTCTTTGCCCTCATGATCAGCACCTGCATCCTCCCCAACCTGGAGGCTGTCAGCAATGTTCACAACCTCAATTCTGTCAACGAATCTCCCCATGAGCGCATGCACCGCCACATAGAACTGGCCTGGGCTTTCTCCACAGTTATTGGCACCCTCCTCTTCCTGACAGAGGTGGTGCTCTTGTGCTGGGTGAAGTTCTTACCCCTCAAAAACAACGCAGATGAGAAAAATGTCACCATAAGTCCTGGCGTGGCCGCGGCCATAGCTTCCACCTGCATCATGGTGCCATTTGGACTCGTTTTTATCATGTTCGCTGTCCACTTTTACCGCACGCTCGTCAGTCATAAAACGGACAGACAGATCAGAGAGCTGGAGCAGGTCATCCGGCTCCAGAACCAGCTGGAGCACAGGGCTGAGAACGACGACCTGAAGGCCGCTGTCCATTTTCCCTGA
- the aplnra gene encoding apelin receptor A, with protein MEPPTPEYGDSYEYYDDNETACDFSEWEPSYSLIPVLYMLIFILGLSGNGVVIFTVWRSKSKRRAADVYIGNLALADLTFVITLPLWAVYTALGYHWPFGVALCKISSYVVLVNMYASVFCLTCLSFDRYLAIVHSLSSSRLRSRGTMLASLGAIWLLSGLLAVPTLLFRTTVNDLNSNRTTCAMDFSLVTMNQRHEYLWIAGLSLSSSALGFLLPFLAMTIFYCFIGCTVTRHFNNLRKEDQKKKRLLKIITTLVVVFAICWTPFHVLKSMDALSYLNLAPSSCGFLRFLLLAHPYATCLAYVNSCLNPFLYAFFDLRFRSQCLCLLNLKKAMHGQMSSMSSTLSAQTQKSEVQSLATKV; from the coding sequence ATGGAGCCCCCCACTCCGGAATATGGTGACAGCTATGAGTACTATGATGACAATGAGACTGCGTGTGACTTCTCAGAGTGGGAGCCTTCTTACTCCCTCATCCCGGTCCTCTACATGCTGATCTTCATCCTGGGTCTGTCAGGTAACGGCGTGGTCATCTTCACTGTCTGGAGGTCCAAATCTAAACGTCGGGCTGCAGATGTCTATATAGGAAATCTGGCACTTGCTGACCTCACCTTTGTTATAACTCTACCTCTCTGGGCTGTGTACACAGCCCTGGGCTACCACTGGCCCTTTGGCGTGGCTCTGTGCAAGATCAGCAGCTATGTTGTTCTGGTAAACATGTACGCCAGTGTTTTCTGCCTCACCTGCCTGAGCTTTGACCGCTACCTGGCCATCGTCCACTCTCTGTCCAGCAGCAGGCTCCGTTCGCGGGGCACCATGCTGGCATCGCTGGGTGCTATTTGGCTCCTGTCTGGCCTCCTGGCTGTGCCCACACTGCTGTTCCGCACCACTGTGAATGACCTAAACAGCAACCGGACCACATGTGCCATGGACTTCAGCCTGGTGACCATGAACCAGAGGCATGAGTACCTGTGGATTGCAGGACTCAGCCTGTCCTCCTCTGCCTTGGGTTTCCTCCTACCTTTCTTGGCCATGACCATCTTCTACTGCTTCATCGGCTGCACGGTCACACGCCACTTCAACAACCTGCGCAAGGAGGACCAGAAGAAGAAACGACTGCTGAAAATCATCACCACACTGGTGGTGGTGTTTGCCATCTGCTGGACTCCCTTCCACGTGCTGAAGAGCATGGATGCCCTCTCCTACCTGAACCTTGCTCCGAGCTCCTGCGGCTTCCTGCGTTTCCTGCTGCTGGCTCACCCCTACGCAACTTGCTTGGCCTATGTCAATAGCTGCCTCAACCCGTTCCTGTATGCCTTCTTTGACCTGCGTTTTCGCTCCCAGTGTCTGTGCCTGCTCAACCTGAAGAAAGCTATGCACGGCCAGATGAGCTCCATGTCGTCCACTCTCAGCGCCCAGACTCAGAAGTCAGAGGTTCAGTCTCTGGCCACCAAGGTGTAG
- the LOC134639288 gene encoding histone-lysine N-methyltransferase SETD1B-A-like, translated as MESEKQSTESERQPLHWRSCKLVIDPALTNGLYKVYRYDGQYFNLPVEDLGLLPVITVRDPRICRLWSRCLKTDFVVPKFKIDEWYVAPVPPKEVTFCKLNDNVNETFLTDMCKKYGNMEEVEIFYNPQNKKHLGIAKVTFDTVRAARDAVQHLHETSVMGNIIHAELDPKGENRARYLQLLLSGLYTPWTLPVGSSERALQGLVDSLLGSSATQQLGSVCSPTSIATPLSLDTAYSSICQDTPCSFGLTPRSQGTPRTPCLPATPLSSHDSCYSSLQATPILQGEPSAYSVHKPLRQELCRRRRQHRGLSHVSNVSIILKQFQPQQPHPLLTKTQTSSQQLALWSPSAQTSSNNSDEAPFCLTSPFQETEDVVNTSYASSPLNGNSRDILTVDLSADLQTRTASPFDNHQPEAAVSSLDSRIESLLINSQITDPLCFHGKTSETDPSSQESPASPGSPLKVSSSDDSQFCTPPSCESPTSGHQYSHNDAVDENEEDETTRAVSFLTRSSQSPCPSDVAYSESLTHINNEEDAERVQPSSGPKEHCAAHQEKKSSNNRQFEAVTPAEDLSLPDPPSGCSSSSTAQQLTLKALPTVTAGFSQPPAPPFLFPIPRFPPSLPPVPPRLPDGTIPIPPPGWMPPLGHKAAIPIPPPPIPPPTPIPPPPTFLRPPPPLIAPPSVPPPVHMFPLPIQPGCPLDKGNPPRHGGPPLPFPPPPPLWPAPPFPRFNPFVPPPIYPPVQANPHKITTEKVLDILMDELKSIIKKDITRRMIEGVAFKAFEDWWEHQEKKAKVKKGDDIVRATSERGKRRHARPLDLDSDDDDNDDGGDAGKEDKILQDEEAIPDKVKAFVLYEDEPHILSDRDAHGDDEGDDDDDDDGSNHTAEENSPMEDRCDGEQCLDIEVFSEDSEHTSDSDTSDSLSSGGFEDTSSDLTTEGEDTEEDSEDAGSEECIVISSDEDSVELEPPLTPSAPLTPGAQLHLDQHGWSELFPRQETEEDQYTSCHEDNCDFDAMMELHTSEPQDLLPPSPLGLSAVEPCLDMEMESPDWTVESPENIKSLRPPTPTGRLVDSDADILVKSRPSSPAAEEEERPPTPGKGIVAGLESENSEEVLSLSPASDGLAQPPSDLLMASYPLCQEMPKTPGRDERGVWTHCSSGRAPATPGRGTADLEFSTVSPPLSSPPLIPLLPSSPYITAPKTPGRDIILPRRSIVHKKKSQVAETSVPLSCNNIFRVSPITVSSPFSVCDSSCDSVDGRDVQIRSGVRAKPLQGLENMPELLDKEKILLRLKRWRRLKKRRRARHWERSLKRISPLFSQRRPHRWRSPYEERKILHSVWKDGLDEEDARFLQCTYERLQVQDNGCGWLSDTLWKTHPLTKVLTEKNEEHRSWQPHHRTGSARSEGFYKISRKDKMRYLHNTRLAAELPSTSAQGTCIPAQQPTSLRAGSDFRCEQRRLLSSFSCDSDLVKFNQLKFRRKRIRFSRSYIHEWGLFAMEPIAADEMVIEYVGQIIRQVIADMREQRYEEEGIGSSYLFRVDQDTIIDATKCGNLARFINHSCNPNCYAKIITVESQKKIVIYSRQPININEEITYDYKFPIEETKIPCLCGADGCRGSLN; from the exons ATGGAAAGCGAAAAACAAAGTACTGAGAGCGAGAGACAGCCTCTACACTGGAGAAGTTGCAAGCTGGTTATAGATCCTGCGCTGACGaacgggctgtacaaagtgtaccgTTATGATGGACAATACTTTAACCTGCCG GTTGAGGACCTAGGTCTACTTCCTGTGATCACAGTCAGAGATCCGCGCATCTGCCGCCTGTGGAGCAGGTGTCTCAAGACTGACTTCGTGGTTCCCAAATTTAAG ATTGATGAGTGGTACGTTGCTCCCGTTCCTCCCAAAGAAGTGACATTTTGTAAGCTCAACGACAACGTGAATGAGACTTTCTTGACTGATATGTGCAAAAAATATGGgaacatggaagaagtggagaTATTTTACAATCCCCAAAACAAGAAGCATTTAGGTATCGCAAAGGTCACGTTTGATACAGTAAGGGCTGCAAGAGACGCTGTCCAGCACCTGCATGAGACATCAGTGATGGGAAATATTATTCATGCGGAACTTGATCCAAAGG GGGAAAATAGAGCTCGATATCTCCAGCTCTTGTTAAGTGGGCTGTATACGCCTTGGACGTTGCCGGTGGGCAGCAGCGAACGGGCTCTTCAGGGCTTAGTTGACAGTTTGCTG GGAAGCTCGGCCACACAGCAGCTGGGAAGTGTCTGCAGCCCCACCAGCATTGCTACGCCCCTCTCTCTGGACACAGCCTACTCCAGTATTTGTCAAGACACACCTTGCAGCTTTGGGCTTACACCACGTTCTCAGGGAACCCCCCGGACTCCCTGCTTGCCTGCGACTCCTCTCTCCTCCCACGACTCTTGCTATTCCAGTCTTCAGGCGACTCCCATCCTCCAAGGGGAACCCTCCGCCTATAGTGTTCACAAACCTTTAAGACAAGAGCTCTGCCGTCGTAGACGACAGCACAGGGGACTTAGCCACGTCTCAAATGTTAGCATCATTCTGAAGCAGTTCCAGCCACAGCAACCACATCCCCTCttaaccaaaacacaaactagcAGCCAGCAGCTTGCATTGTGGAGTCCCAGTGCACAAACCTCCTCTAACAATAGTGACGAGGCTCCCTTTTGTCTCACCTCCCCTTTTCAGGAGACTGAAGATGTGGTTAACACAAGTTATGCATCTTCACCTCTGAACGGCAACTCTCGCGACATCCTGACTGTTGATCTCTCAGCTGACCTGCAAACTAGAACAGCTTCTCCATTTGATAACCACCAGCCGGAGGCAGCTGTTTCAAGTCTAGACTCCCGAATTGAAAGTTTGCTGATAAACAGCCAGATCACTGACCCCTTATGCTTTCATGGAAAGACGTCTGAGACCGATCCATCCTCTCAAGAGAGCCCGGCTTCACCTGGCTCACCTCTTAAGGTCTCTTCCTCGGATGACTCCCAGTTTTGTACCCCACCGTCTTGTGAATCCCCCACAAGCGGCCACCAGTACTCCCACAATGATGCTGTGGATGAAAATGAAGAGGACGAAACTACTCGAGctgtttcatttcttacaaGAAGTTCCCAGTCTCCCTGTCCGTCTGATGTTGCTTATTCAGAAAGCttaacacacataaacaatGAAGAAGATGCAGAGAGGGTCCAGCCATCGTCAGGCCCAAAG GAACACTGTGCAGCACATCAGGAGAAGAAGTCCTCAAATAACAGACAGTTTGAAGCTGTGACACCAGCAGAAGACCTCTCTCTGCCCGATCCTCCATCCGGTTGTTCTTCCAGTTCCACCGCTCAGCAACTTACCCTGAAAGCTCTTCCAACTGTTACAGCTGGATTCTCCCAACCCCCAGCACCCCCTTTCCTTTTCCCCATTCCTCGATTTCCCCCCTCTCTTCCACCTGTTCCACCTCGCCTGCCAGATGGCACCATCCCGATCCCTCCTCCAGGATGGATGCCACCTCTGGGCCACAAAGCTGCCATCCCCATTCCTCCTCCCCCCATTCCACCTCCTACTCCAATTCCTCCTCCACCAACTTTCCTGAGACCCCCTCCACCTTTGATAGCACCACCCTCTGTTCCACCTCCTGTGCACATGTTCCCTTTACCCATACAGCCGGGGTGTCCTTTGGATAAGGGGAATCCTCCAAGGCATGGCGGTCCACCATTGCcattccctcctcctcctcctctctggccTGCACCTCCTTTTCCAAGGTTTAATCCCTTTGTGCCACCACCAATCTACCCACCTGTGCAGGCAAATCCCCACAAGATCACAACAGAAAAAGTTTTAGATATCCTCATGGATGAACTGAAGTCAATCATAAAGAAGGACATTACACGTAGAATGATTGAAGGGGTCGCTTTCAAGGCATTTGAAGACTGGTGGGAGCATCAGGAGAAGAAGGCAAAG GTGAAAAAAGGGGACGACATAGTGAGAGCGACGTCTGAGAGAGGCAAACGCAGACACGCAAGACCACTGGACCTggacagtgatgatgatgataatgatgatggtggtgatgcTGGGAAAGAAGATAAGATACTTCAAGATGAAGAAGCGATACCAGACAAAGTGAAGGCTTTTGTGCTGTATGAGGATGAGCCGCACATCCTG TCTGACAGAGATGCTCATGGTGATGATgaaggtgatgatgatgatgatgatgatggcagtaATCATACTGCGGAAGAAAATAGTCCGATGGAGGATCGATGTGACGGAGAGCAGTGCTTAGACATCG AGGTTTTTTCAGAGGACAGCGAGCACACGTCGGACTCCGACACTTCAGATTCGCTCTCCTCGGGGGGCTTTGAGGACACGTCGTCTGACCTGACCACTGAAGGTGAAGACACCGAGGAGGACAGCGAGGACGCCGGGAGTGAAGAGTGTATAGTCATATCATCAGATGAGGACTCAGTGGAGCTCGAGCCCCCTCTTACCCCCTCAGCCCCACTGACCCCTGGTGCTCAGCTGCATCTGGACCAGCACGGCTGGTCAGAGCTGTTCCCAAGGCAGGAAACGGAGGAGGACCAGTACACATCGTGCCACGAAGACAACTGTGACTTCGATGCCATGATGGAGCTCCATACCAGCGAACCCCAGGACCTGCTGCCCCCATCACCTCTAGGACTCTCAG CAGTGGAGCCATGCCTTGATATGGAGATGGAAAGCCCTGATTGGACAGTGGAGTCTCCAGAGAACATAAAAAGCCTGAGGCCTCCCACTCCTACAGGCCGTTTGGTGGACAGTGACGCTGACATCCTTGTAAAAAGCAGACCATCATCACCtgctgcagaggaggaggaacgGCCGCCAACACCAGGCAAGGGAATAGTGGCAGGACTGGAAAGTGAGAATTCAGAGGAagtcctctccctctccccagcaaGCGATGGACTCGCTCAGCCTCCCTCTGATCTCCTCATGGCATCATACCCATTATGCCAGGAGATGCCTAAGACTCCTGGCAGAGATGAAAGAGGTGTGTGGACTCATTGTAGCTCAGGGAGAGCTCCTGCAACACCTGGAAGAGGGACCGCAGATTTAGAATTTAGCACAGTGAGCCCGCCCCTTAGCAGCCCACCACTTATCCCACTCTTGCCCAGTAGTCCATACATCACAGCCCCAAAGACTCCAGGAAGAGACATTATCCTGCCCAGAAGATCAATAGTCCACAAAAAGAAATCCCAGGTGGCAGAAACGTCAGTGCCTCTGTCATGTAATAACATTTTCAGAGTTTCCCCCATCACGGTGTCCTCGCCATTCAGCGTCTGTGACTCTTCATGTGACAGCGTTGATGGAAGGGATGTCCAGATCCGTTCAGGTGTGAGAGCAAAGCCTCTACAGGGACTGGAGAACATGCCTGAGCTGTTGGACAAAGAAAAAATCTTACTGAGGCTAAAACGATGGAGGAGGCTGAAGAAGAGAAGGCGAGCCCGTCACTGGGAGAGATCACTTAAAAGAATCAGTCCGTTGTTCTCTCAACGTCGTCCTCACAGGTGGCGTTCACCCTACGAAGAGAGGAAAATCCTTCATAGCGTTTGGAAGGACGGCCTGGATGAAGAAGATGCAAGGTTTCTGCAGTGCACCTATGAAAGGCTGCAGGTGCAGGATAATGGCTGTGGGTGGCTCAGTGACACCCTCTGGAAGACTCATCCTC tgactAAGGTCCTTACAGAGAAGAATGAGGAGCATAGATCCTGGCAGCCGCACCACAGAACAGGCTCTGCTCGAAGTGAAGGTTTTTACAAAATCAGCAGGAAAGATAAAATGAGGTATCTGCACAACACGCGGCTGGCTGCGGAGCTTCCGTCTACAAGCGCTCAG GGAACGTGCATTCCAGCCCAGCAACCCACTTCACTGCGAGCTGGGTCTGACTTCAGGTGTGAACAGCGCCGGCTGCTGTCCTCTTTCAGCTGTGACAGTGACCTGGTCAAGTTCAACCAACTCAAG TTCCGAAGGAAGAGGATTCGTTTCAGCAGGAGTTACATCCACGAGTGGGGCCTGTTTGCAATGGAGCCTATTGCTGCAGACGAGATGGTGATTGAGTATGTGGGCCAAATCATCCGGCAG GTCATTGCTGACATGAGGGAGCAGAGATACGAGGAGGAGGGCATTGGAAGCAGCTATTTGTTTCGGGTGGATCAGGACACCATCATTGATGCTACCAAATGTGGGAACTTAGCCAGGTttatcaaccacagctgcaat CCTAACTGCTACGCAAAGATCATCACAGTGGAGTCTCAGAAGAAGATAGTCATATACTCCCGGCAGCCTATAAACATCAATGAAGAGATTACTTATGACTACAAGTTTCCCATTGAGGAAACGAAGATCCCTTGTTTGTGTGGGGCAGACGGCTGCAGAGGCTCCTTGAACTAA
- the hpdb gene encoding 4-hydroxyphenylpyruvate dioxygenase yields the protein MTTYTDKGEKHEQGRFLCFDHLTFWVGNAKQAASYYCNKLGFEPVAYQGLETGSREVVSHVVKQGKIIYVFSSALNPGNKEMGDHLVKHGDGVKDIAFTVEDCDFLVQKARARGAVIIKEPYTLEDKYGKVRLAVLQTYGDTTHTFVERTGYSGLFLPGFHPPLFKDPLLDKLPSGNLDFIDHVVGNQPDDEMVSVVEWYQRNLLFHRFWSVDDKQLQTEFSALRSIVVANYEETVKMPINEPAMGKRKSQIQEYVEYYGGPGVQHIAMNTSDIITTIRNLKERGMEFMSVPETYYDQLREKLKHSKVKISEDLDVLQELKILVDYDDNGYLLQIFTKPVQDRPTVFLEVIQRHNHQGFGAGNFKSLFEAIEADQHARGNLTVLTPNGDLKKM from the exons ATG ACAACATACACAGACAAAGGCGAGAAG CATGAGCAGGGCAGATTCCTCTGCTTTGATCACTTAACATTCTGGGTTGGAAATGCAAAGCAG GCTGCATCGTATTACTGCAACAAGCTTGGATTTGAGCCTGTGGCTTACCAAGGTTTGGAGACGGGCAGTCGTGAAGTGGTATCACATGTAGTCAAACAAGGCAAG ATCATTTACGTGTTCTCATCCGCCCTCAATCCTGGAAACAAAG AGATGGGGGATCATTTGGTTAAGCATGGGGATGGAGTGAAGGACATTGCATTTACAGTGGAGGACTGTGACTTTCTTGTGCAG AAAGCCCGGGCGCGAGGGGCAGTCATTATAAAGGAACCCTACACTCTGGAGGACAAATATGGTAAAGTCAGGCTGGCTGTGCTGCAAACT TATGGTGACACCACTCACACATTTGTGGAGAGGACAGGATACAGTGGCTTGTTTCTGCCTGGTTTCCATCCTCCTCTGTTCAAGGACCCCTTACTCGacaaact CCCAAGTGGAAACCTGGACTTTATCGATCACGTTGTAGGAAACCAACCAGATGATGAGATGGTTTCAGTGGTGGAATG GTATCAGAGAAACCTTCTCTTTCACCGCTTCTGGTCCGTGGACGACAAGCAGCTTCAGACAGAATTCAGCGCCCTGCGCTCAATCGTCGTGGCAAACTACGAGGAGACCGTGAAAATGCCCATCAATGAGCCTGCGATGGGGAAGAGAAAGTCTCAAATCCAG GAATATGTGGAGTACTATGGAGGTCCAGGAGTGCAGCATATCGCCATGAACACTTCAGATATCATTACTACA ATCCGTAACCTGAAGGAGCGCGGGATGGAGTTCATGTCTGTGCCTGAGACCTACTACGACCAGCTGAGAGAGAAGCTGAAACACTCAAAGGTCAAAATCTCAGAGGACCTTGATGTCCTGCAG GAACTAAAGATCTTGGTGGACTACGATGACAATGGCTACCTACTTCAAATCTTCACTAAGCCGGTCCAGGATCGCCCCACTGTGTTCTTGGAAGTCATTCAGAGACACAATCACCAG GGCTTTGGCGCAGGAAACTTCAAGTCTCTTTTTGAGGCTATTGAAGCAGACCAGCACGCTAGAGGCAATCTGACTGTTCTGACACCAAATGGAGATTTAAAGAAGATGTGA